DNA from Vulpes vulpes isolate BD-2025 chromosome 9, VulVul3, whole genome shotgun sequence:
GAGCGGAAGCTCCCCAACTGCACCCGAGTGCGCTAGAGACAGCAGCGCAGAGCTCGCACCAGCTGCTGCCCTCTCCCGGCCCGCTCGGATGGGGGGCGGAAGGTGGGatggagggaaggcagaggggctGGGAGCATGCAGCACCCCCCGCGGGTCCAGGGAAGGGACAGACAGTAGCTCGTGACCAAGATGGTGGGCGGGTGTGACCGGGGAAGGAGGGGAGTGTGACGGCCCCGCGGGGAGGGTCCGGTGGTAGTTACTGGAGGGCCTCGGCCGAAGGGCCGGCCTCGCCGTCGTGGCTGGCCGTCTCGAAGCTGTGCTCCACGCCCATCATGTCCGGCTCGATCTTGCCCGTGTCGCTGATGAAGGTGGTGTAGGCATCGCCCTCGGCCATGAGCACCTTGAGCTTGGGGATCCAGCTCTTCCGGACGACACGGCGGGCATTGGTGCACATGTCAGCTGCGATGGCGTTCATCTCGCTCTCCTTGAAGTTGGGAGCAAAGTTCTGGCAGTAGTCTGTGAAGATAGAGTGGGTGCCTCAGGCAGAGCTCGGCCCTGGCCTCTCACCTCAACGACAGATCAGCCACATGGCTCCTTAATCCCCAAACGTGTGCAGACATGCATGCCACCCCAAACTCCCCTCAGAAGTGACAGAAAGGAGGACTCGCAAGCCAGGATGCTAAACCACATCAGCTGGCCCCGTGCCTGACTGAGGTCAGCCATGTGTGAGGTTTGGGGATGACCCCTTGAAAAACCTGGGTCATTTGCCAGAATCTAGGAATGGGGAGATTCCATGTGAAAACCTAGACTTCCCTCCTGACAAATGGCTGGGGCCTTCCTGCTTTATCACCTCAGTGACTACTGCAGGACCTTTCCCCCTCGCCCATCCCCACATCTGACATAGGCTTAAGTGCCACCCCCTCCAACCCACCACTATGAAGAAATCTCATACCAAATGAAGAAACATCTAACCAATCACAGGCCTCTTCTCAACAAGCCCAGACTGAGCTTCAGAATCCTCCTTAacaccaccctccacccacctatCAGGGCCAACACAAGAAAGGACCATCTGCTTGCCTCAGACCCCACCCCAGCCTGATTCCAGAAGGCCAGACACTCACACTTGACAGCGTGAAGGACGCGACTGTCCAGCGGTTTGCGGCTGGGATTGTTGGAGGAAGAGCGGATGCCGGTGCCACAGCTGTTAGCCAGTGTATTCCTGAGGTGGGGGACATGAGGGAGGGGAGTCAGGCCCCCCTGTGGTGGGGGAGGAtagggcagccccctcccctccatccgGGGTCTGTGAGGGCCTCACCGGTCAAAGAAGGAGGCCAGGAGGCGCCGCAGCAGGACCTTGTGCCGCGTGCCCGCGCTGACATGGCAGTTCATGAGCTGCGCCCTCGTGATGTACACATTGGTGCCtggagtggggagcaggagggtggCCGGGGGCCCCAAACTGCCACGTTCCCCACTTGGCCGGGCCCTGGCCTGGGCCCCACCAAGACATTCCCTGATAACTCGCCCCAGCATGGCCTTGTCAGCGATCAGGAAAGGACAGATGGTGGTGCCACTGTCCACGAGCACCTACAACAGGCCGGGCCTGGCTTGCACATATGTGGCTTTTGCCCACACAACCACCTGGGCATCAAAAAGAACAGGCAGTGGAAGCTCACACTGAGGCACCCTGCCACCAAGAGCCAAGATTCTTAACCACTGTGTTAGTTATCCCTCCAACCACCCCATGAAGCTGCTAAGGTACGCGGGTGGCCAACAATGCCAGCCAACACTCATACCAGCCTCTGGGCTGGAAACCTGGAGGCCAGTCTTTGGCACGTAGCAATGCCAAGGGCTGTCAGCTGCCTTAGTACATAGCCAGTGGGTGgcagcggggctggggctggccccTGTGTTTGGCTCCTAACCACCATCCCCAAAGCCACTGGCTCAGAGGGCACAGGGGCCCacagtgggaggaggcagggaatcTGGGGAGGAAGTGAGGCTGGCCCACCTGTCACCAGCTCCAGCTTCTCAGAGGGGTCACCCTCATCGTAGAGCTTGGGGTGGCAGCGGTTGCCAATCTGGTTGATGAGCTCAGCCGGGAGAGATGCCAGGTCTTGCCGCACCCGGATGCGATTCCGGGACTCAGGGGCCACCTGCTCGGGGAGGGCCTCCACCTTCTCGGCTTCGGGGGCAGAAAGCAGCATGTGTCAGGGACAGGAACTGCagggcagccggggggggggggggggggggggggggggggcaggtggtgggggcagggaccgggctggggggtgtggggggggcggagcagggcagggcaggcaccTCACCTGTCTGGCCAACATTCATCATGCTGTACATGGTGTACATGTTGCAGATCTGCCGGTACTGCTCATCTGTGCCCTCCTCGCCTGCgtcctcctcttcatcctcctcaTTGTGGTAGGAGCCAGGGCTGTCGCTGGTATAGGCGCTCGAGGTGCCCGGGCTGGTCCGCTCTGACGTGCTGGGCCCACTCACCACACCCCCTGCTGCCGCcaccgctgctgctgctgccgcccccCCAGCAGGCTGCCCAGCGCCAGCCCCTGCAGCCGCTGCCACAGCCACACCGGCAGGCTGTGCTGCCGCCACCACTGGGGCCTGTTGGGGCGGCCGGTTGGCAGCCAGGTCCGGTGTGGAGAACTTGGCCATCTTGCGGCTGCCATTGCCACCGCCACTGCTGCTGCTGTCCCACAGCCTTTTGGCCACAGGTGTGCACTGCACGGAGTCCGACTCCTGCTGCTCCGTCTTGACACGGGACACCAGGGGCAGCGGGGTGCCACAGGCTGGCCAGCTTGACGTCTGAGCCACGGGGCTCTGGGGCTCGGACGATGGGGCCTCCTCAGCGTGCAGGCCCTGTGAGTCAC
Protein-coding regions in this window:
- the NACC1 gene encoding nucleus accumbens-associated protein 1 isoform X1, translated to MAQTLQMEIPNFGNSILECLNEQRLQGLYCDVSVVVKGHAFKAHRAVLAASSSYFRDLFNSSRSAVVELPAAVQPQSFQRILSFCYTGRLSMNVGDQFLLMYTAGFLQIQEIMEKGTEFFLKVSSPSCDSQGLHAEEAPSSEPQSPVAQTSSWPACGTPLPLVSRVKTEQQESDSVQCTPVAKRLWDSSSSGGGNGSRKMAKFSTPDLAANRPPQQAPVVAAAQPAGVAVAAAAGAGAGQPAGGAAAAAAVAAAGGVVSGPSTSERTSPGTSSAYTSDSPGSYHNEEDEEEDAGEEGTDEQYRQICNMYTMYSMMNVGQTAEKVEALPEQVAPESRNRIRVRQDLASLPAELINQIGNRCHPKLYDEGDPSEKLELVTGTNVYITRAQLMNCHVSAGTRHKVLLRRLLASFFDRNTLANSCGTGIRSSSNNPSRKPLDSRVLHAVKYYCQNFAPNFKESEMNAIAADMCTNARRVVRKSWIPKLKVLMAEGDAYTTFISDTGKIEPDMMGVEHSFETASHDGEAGPSAEALQTDRPPCPCEVPTPSPPWADPPLPGPVSEIAH
- the NACC1 gene encoding nucleus accumbens-associated protein 1 isoform X2, whose protein sequence is MAQTLQMEIPNFGNSILECLNEQRLQGLYCDVSVVVKGHAFKAHRAVLAASSSYFRDLFNSSRSAVVELPAAVQPQSFQRILSFCYTGRLSMNVGDQFLLMYTAGFLQIQEIMEKGTEFFLKVSSPSCDSQGLHAEEAPSSEPQSPVAQTSSWPACGTPLPLVSRVKTEQQESDSVQCTPVAKRLWDSSSSGGGNGSRKMAKFSTPDLAANRPPQQAPVVAAAQPAGVAVAAAAGAGAGQPAGGAAAAAAVAAAGGVVSGPSTSERTSPGTSSAYTSDSPGSYHNEEDEEEDAGEEGTDEQYRQICNMYTMYSMMNVGQTAEKVEALPEQVAPESRNRIRVRQDLASLPAELINQIGNRCHPKLYDEGDPSEKLELVTGTNVYITRAQLMNCHVSAGTRHKVLLRRLLASFFDRNTLANSCGTGIRSSSNNPSRKPLDSRVLHAVKYYCQNFAPNFKESEMNAIAADMCTNARRVVRKSWIPKLKVLMAEGDAYTTFISDTGKIEPDMMGVEHSFETASHDGEAGPSAEALQ